One Aspergillus oryzae RIB40 DNA, chromosome 2 genomic window carries:
- a CDS encoding uncharacterized protein (uncharacterized conserved protein) has translation MTARLSLFDPPSESPWAGERSAVPPPTLHESQYPAQDPSHPPQSAAGFTNAQSPFQPPQTTPCDNPNAYPPQLHQQGKQANLSPWNEIGTPATVSTANTGSSHALIDLNEASDAHIQTNQRTAASSVYSDMNGGQPHPMPSENSQLGPAPPLPERSNISQPGQPISGTPVSEAEAQNQHEQRSETYSIRHVNWTDATGKLRDCPILAQNKNGPCPLLALVNALVLRSSPDSQPPIVRALQTREQISLGLLIEALFDELTTCLGPDDELPDIEALSRFLTMLHTGMNVNPRLTLGSSDSVGTFLETSDIKFYGTFGVPLLHGWVAEPSTEADGALTRVAQFYEDIQLLPFRKQELEDRVFRGGSLTPEEEQSMKDIQIIQHFTEIENATQLSTFGIQHLTEKLPPGSLSILFRNDHFSTLYKHSQNHQLFTLVTDAGYSHRAEIVWESLVDVNGSQSGFFAGDFRPVSHTSTGASDPSGPRTSSNTRHSGVSSAVSHEQQGRALSPQEQADADYAYALSLQLQEEEQQASGRTPRDRNQRASVPYYPQGSSEGPAPARHRSTGHRPSHQPRRHSPSRDADDVPPPSYEQVANNAAYQSPPRSSNNRAAPYVAPYQIAQFGRRPPGVPIAIGPSDRPKDRNKDCIVM, from the exons ATGACAGCACGCTTATCGCTTTTTGACCCGCCATCAGAGTCTCCATGGGCTGGAGAACGCTCTGCAGTGCCCCCACCGACCCTGCACGAAAGCCAGTACCCTGCGCAAGATCCGTCACACCCTCCTCAGTCAGCAGCTGGGTTTACGAACGCTCAGTCTCCTTTCCAACCGCCTCAGACGACACCTTGTGATAATCCAAATGCATATCCTCCACAATTGCATCAGCAAGGGAAACAAGCAAACCTATCACCATGGAATGAAATAGGTACTCCTGCTACTGTTTCTACTGCAAATACTGGGTCTTCACATGCTCTCATTGACCTCAATGAGGCATCGGATGCACATATACAAACGAACCAGCGTACGGCGGCATCATCTGTGTATTCCGATATGAACGGGGGTCAGCCACATCCAATGCCATCAGAGAACAGCCAGCTAGGCCCTGCTCCACCTCTTCCTGAACGCTCAAATATTTCACAGCCTGGTCAACCGATTTCTGGTACTCCAGTCTCCGAAGCTGAAGCACAGAATCAGCATGAACAGAGATCTGAAACTTATTCGATCAGGCATGTCAATTGGACTGACGCCACAGGAAAGCTGCGCGACTGCCCGATTCTCgctcaaaataaaaatggaCCATGCCCATTGCTAGCGCTTGTTAATGCTCTCGTGCTGCGCTCAAGCCCCGATTCTCAGCCTCCTATAGTCAGAGCGCTACAAACACGAGAACAGATATCTCTTGGTTTGTTGATCGAAGCTTTATTCGACGAGTTAACAACATGCTTGGGGCCAGACGACGAGCTTCCAGACATCGAAGCCCTGAGTAGATTCTTGACTATGCTCCATACGGGCATGAATGTCAATCCACGACTCACACTG GGATCTAGCGATTCGGTGGGCACGTTTTTAGAAACTAGTGATATTAAGTTTTATGGCACTTTCGGTGTCCCGCTGCTACACGGTTGGGTCGCTGAGCCGTCTACAGAAGCGGATGGGGCGTTGACACGTGTGGCACAATTTTATGAAGACATCCaacttcttccctttcgCAAACAAGAACTTGAGGATCGGGTATTTCGAGGCGGGTCACTCACCCCAgaggaagagcaaagcatGAAAGATATTCAAATCATTCAGCATTTTACGGAGATCGAGAATGCCACCCAGCTCAGCACATTCGGGATTCAACACTTGACAGAAAAGCTGCCGCCAGGGTCACTATCGATTCTATTCCGTAATGACCACTTCTCCACCCTCTATAAACACTCTCAGAACCATCAGCTTTTCACACTAGTCACTGACGCTGGATACTCCCATCGGGCGGAAATCGTATGGGAATCTCTCGTTGATGTCAATGGATCTCAGTCCGGCTTCTTTGCGGGTGATTTCCGCCCTGTCAGCCATACCTCGACCGGAGCCTCCGATCCATCCGGTCCAAGGACGTCCAGCAATACTAGACATTCTGGAGTCTCCTCGGCAGTCTCACATGAGCAGCAGGGCAGAGCATTGTCTCCACAGGAGCAGGCTGATGCAGATTATGCTTACGCCTTGTCCCTTCAACtacaggaggaagagcagcaagcCAGTGGCAGGACTCCCCGTGACCGTAATCAGCGAGCTTCCGTTCCGTACTATCCTCAAGGGTCCTCCGAGGGACCAGCTCCTGCTCGCCACCGCTCTACAGGCCATCGTCCTTCACATCAACCTAGACGACACTCGCCGTCTCGGGACGCTGATGACgttccgccaccttcttatGAGCAGGTAGCCAATAATGCGGCCTATCAGTCACCTCCACGAAGTTCCAACAACAGAGCTGCGCCTTATGTGGCTCCTTATCAGATAGCCCAGTTCGGAAGACGACCGCCAGGTGTGCCTATAGCAATCGGACCATCGGATCGCCCTAAAGATCGAAATAAAGATTGTATTGTCATGTGA